One Platichthys flesus chromosome 14, fPlaFle2.1, whole genome shotgun sequence genomic region harbors:
- the LOC133967962 gene encoding tripartite motif-containing protein 16-like protein, which translates to MAAATISIEQDQFCCSVCLEVLRDPVTIPCGHSYCLDCIEDYWSGTRQKGQYSCPQCRQVFNPRPLLSRNTVLGEVVEQFKRSGFEASAKPDDVKCSACSGRKSKAVKSCPVCSQSFCASHLRGHEERFHGKAHKVGPAPEQPRGEKLCPQHDKPLRLYCRTDQHGVCTQCVRDRHKGHDTVPVAEERSAQQKKLQETGLKSVQKLKDTEKELRYIIGYIKHSTEAAVDESQRIFSRLIRSIEKQGLEVKELIRGQERAAVTQAAELLEKLQREMVELRRADAELEKLCRSDDHVYFLQRSKSFQFPTKTVELPSTDALQYTMYKTTRGALADLKDSLDETFQKELSRISEKVISLKETSNQVTSDKTKAKHAEVSFNTEPKTRADFLQYYNDLTLDPNTANPYLCFSDGRRVLTTRPEPQPYPDHPDRFTNWAQVLCRAGMAGRCYWEVEWSGKGGVSVGVCYKNMSRAGGGSDSKLGHNTKSWSLDCSSSACSFQHNKESLTIAALGCSRIGVYLDLRAGTLSFYNVSETMGLLHKVKTTFTQPVYPGFWVGLGSTLKLCSP; encoded by the exons ATGGCAGCGGCAACTATTTCTATAGAGCAGGACCAGTTCTGTTGTTCCGTGTGCCTGGAGGTTCTGAGGGACCCGGTGACGATCCCctgtggacacagctactgtCTGGACTGCATCGAGGACTACTGGAGCGGGACCCGGCAGAAGGGCCAGTACAGCTGCCCCCAGTGCCGGCAGGTGTTCAATCCCAGACCTCTGCTGAGCAGGAACACGGTTCTGGGGGAAGTGGTGGAGCAGTTCAAGCGAAGCGGATTCGAAGCTTCGGCCAAACCGGACGACGTGAAGTGCAGCGCCTGCTCGGGGAGGAAGAGCAAAGCTGTGAAGTCCTGTCCGGTTTGCTCGCAGTCGTTCTGCGCGTCTCACCTGAGAGGCCACGAGGAGCGCTTCCACGGGAAGGCTCACAAAGTGGGGCCAGCTCCAGAGCAGCCGAGGGGGGAGAAGCTGTGTCCGCAGCACGACAAGCCTCTGCGTCTGTACTGCCGCACCGACCAACACGGTGTGTGCACTCAGTGcgtgagagacagacacaagGGCCACGACACAGTCCCAGTGGCGGAGGAGAGATCTGCACAACAG AAAAAACTCCAGGAAACCGGTTTGAAGTCTGTGCAGAAGTTGAAGGACACGGAGAAAGAACTTCGATATATAATCGGATACATTAAG CACTCCACAGAGGCGGCGGTGGATGAGAGCCAGAGGATTTTCTCCAGGCTGATCCGCTCCATAGAGAAACAAGGCCTGGAGGTGAAGGAGCTGATCCGAGGCCAGGAGAGAGCGGCTGTCACTCAGGCTgcggagctgctggagaagctgcagagggagatGGTCGAGCTGAGGAGGGCCGACGCCGAGCTGGAGAAGCTCTGCCGCTCGGACGACCACGTCTACTTCCTGCAG AGGTCCAAGTCTTTTCAGTTCCCTACCAAGACGGTGGAGCTGCCCAGCACAGACGCACTTCAATACACAATGTACAAAACCACGAGAGGAGCCCTGGCTGATCTGAAGGACAGTCTGGATGAAACATTCCAAAAAGAATTAAGCAGAATCTCTGAGAaag TGATTTCACTGAAGGAAACCAGCAATCAAGTCACCTCAGACAAAACTAAAg CAAAACATGCAGAAGTATCGTTCAACACCGAACCGAAGACGAGGGCTGATTTCCTACAAT ATTACAATGATTTAAccctggatccaaacacagccaATCCTTATTTATGCTTCTCTGATGGTCGGCGAGTGTTGACCACGCGTCCGGAGCCGCAGCCCTACCCCGACCACCCGGACCGCTTCACCAACTGGGCCCAGGTGCTGTGCAGAGCCGGTATGGCCGGACGCTGCTACTGGGAGGTGGAGTGGTCTGGCAAGGGAGGGGTTTCCGTCGGCGTCTGCTACAAGAACATGAgtagagctggaggagggagcgACAGCAAGCTGGGGCACAACACCAAATCCTGGAGCCTGGACTGCTCCAGCTCCGCCTGTTCGTTTCAGCACAACAAGGAGAGCCTGACCATCGCGGCTCTCGGCTGCAGCAGGATCGGAGTGTATCTGGACCTCAGGGCCGGGACCTTGTCTTTCTACAATGTTTCTGAAACTATGGGGTTGCTTCATAAAGTGAAGACGACATTCACTCAGCCTGTGTACCCAGGATTCTGGGTGGGATTGGGGTCAACTCTGAAGCTGTGTTCTCCTTAA
- the eef1da gene encoding eukaryotic translation elongation factor 1 delta a (guanine nucleotide exchange protein) isoform X1 yields MDQSSPNSQQGSQAEAIWHNRSAHEQAESNHYRRLAANSNGPLASSPRSPGTKGHLTFRSRNASNKQQEPVPVVKASGTPHRQSSRGRHRTSSENEQGGKGSRGPYHRKRLHSETQSRPKWDNTKMSGLQCLASENIWFDKQRYDEAETRFYEGANGQRVQVKTAPQPAKGRNQKRQHRNSSSHAGADQELVTRMKSLELENQTLHKVVEHMKATMLKLESRVALLEKTPATAATAAVPSAKAAPAKVEDSDDEDDDMDLFGSDEDDEETERLKQERIAAYAAKKAKKPTLIAKSSILLDVKPWDDETDMAKLEECVRTVQIDGLLWGASKLVPVGYGIKKLQIGCVVEDDKVGTDILEEEITKFEDLVQSVDVAAFNKI; encoded by the exons ATGGATCAGTCCTCGCCCAACAGTCAGCAGGGCAGTCAGGCAGAAGCTATTTGGCACAACCGCAGTGCCCATGAGCAGGCTGAGAGCAACCACTATCGCCGACTGGCCGCCAATAGCAACGGACCGCTGGCGTCCTCTCCACGGAGCCCAGGCACCAAAGGCCACTTGACCTTCCGCTCCAGAAACGCCAGCAATAAGCAGCAGGAGCCCGTCCCCGTCGTGAAGGCGTCCGGTACCCCTCACCGTCAGTCCAGTAGAGGCCGCCACCGCACCTCCTCTGAGAACGAGCAGGGCGGCAAGGGAAGCAGGGGGCCTTACCACAGGAAGAGGCTCCACTCGGAGACGCAAAGCCGACCCAAATGGGACAA TACCAAGATGAGTGGACTCCAGTGCCTCGCCTCCGAGAACATCTGGTTCGACAAACAGCGCTACGATGAGGCAGAGACGCGCTTCTACGAGGGAGCCAACGGGCAG CGGGTGCAGGTGAAAACGGCCCCGCAGCCGGCCAAAGGGCGCAACCAGAAACGCCAGCACAGAAAT TCATCCTCACATGCAGGAGCAGACCAGGAGCTGGTAACACGCATGAAGAGCCTGGAGCTGGAGAACCAGACGCTgcacaaag TGGTGGAGCACATGAAAGCAACCATGCTGAAGTTAGAGTCCAGAGTAGCTTTGCTGGAAAAGACCcctgcaacagcagcaacagcagctgtcCCATCTGCTAAG GCTGCTCCAGCCAAGGTGGAAGACAGTGATGACGAAGATGATGACATGGACTTGTTCggcagtgatgaagatgatgaggagacAGAACGCCTCAAGCAGGAGCGCATTGCTGCCTATGCAGCCAAGAAGGCCAAGAAACCCACGCTCATTGCCAAGTCATCGATCCTGTTGGACGTCAAACCT TGGGACGATGAGACGGACATGGCGAAGCTGGAGGAGTGTGTGCGCACGGTGCAGATAGACGGGCTCCTGTGGGGAGCATCCAAACTGGTGCCGGTGGGCTACGGCATCAAGAAGCTGCAGATCGGCTGTGTGGTCGAGGACGACAAGGTTGGAACCGACATCCTCGAGGAGGAGATCACCAAGTTTGAGGACTTA gtCCAAAGTGTAGATGTAGCTGCCTTCAATAAGATCTAA
- the eef1da gene encoding eukaryotic translation elongation factor 1 delta a (guanine nucleotide exchange protein) isoform X2: MDQSSPNSQQGSQAEAIWHNRSAHEQAESNHYRRLAANSNGPLASSPRSPGTKGHLTFRSRNASNKQQEPVPVVKASGTPHRQSSRGRHRTSSENEQGGKGSRGPYHRKRLHSETQSRPKWDNTKMSGLQCLASENIWFDKQRYDEAETRFYEGANGQSSSHAGADQELVTRMKSLELENQTLHKVVEHMKATMLKLESRVALLEKTPATAATAAVPSAKAAPAKVEDSDDEDDDMDLFGSDEDDEETERLKQERIAAYAAKKAKKPTLIAKSSILLDVKPWDDETDMAKLEECVRTVQIDGLLWGASKLVPVGYGIKKLQIGCVVEDDKVGTDILEEEITKFEDLVQSVDVAAFNKI, translated from the exons ATGGATCAGTCCTCGCCCAACAGTCAGCAGGGCAGTCAGGCAGAAGCTATTTGGCACAACCGCAGTGCCCATGAGCAGGCTGAGAGCAACCACTATCGCCGACTGGCCGCCAATAGCAACGGACCGCTGGCGTCCTCTCCACGGAGCCCAGGCACCAAAGGCCACTTGACCTTCCGCTCCAGAAACGCCAGCAATAAGCAGCAGGAGCCCGTCCCCGTCGTGAAGGCGTCCGGTACCCCTCACCGTCAGTCCAGTAGAGGCCGCCACCGCACCTCCTCTGAGAACGAGCAGGGCGGCAAGGGAAGCAGGGGGCCTTACCACAGGAAGAGGCTCCACTCGGAGACGCAAAGCCGACCCAAATGGGACAA TACCAAGATGAGTGGACTCCAGTGCCTCGCCTCCGAGAACATCTGGTTCGACAAACAGCGCTACGATGAGGCAGAGACGCGCTTCTACGAGGGAGCCAACGGGCAG TCATCCTCACATGCAGGAGCAGACCAGGAGCTGGTAACACGCATGAAGAGCCTGGAGCTGGAGAACCAGACGCTgcacaaag TGGTGGAGCACATGAAAGCAACCATGCTGAAGTTAGAGTCCAGAGTAGCTTTGCTGGAAAAGACCcctgcaacagcagcaacagcagctgtcCCATCTGCTAAG GCTGCTCCAGCCAAGGTGGAAGACAGTGATGACGAAGATGATGACATGGACTTGTTCggcagtgatgaagatgatgaggagacAGAACGCCTCAAGCAGGAGCGCATTGCTGCCTATGCAGCCAAGAAGGCCAAGAAACCCACGCTCATTGCCAAGTCATCGATCCTGTTGGACGTCAAACCT TGGGACGATGAGACGGACATGGCGAAGCTGGAGGAGTGTGTGCGCACGGTGCAGATAGACGGGCTCCTGTGGGGAGCATCCAAACTGGTGCCGGTGGGCTACGGCATCAAGAAGCTGCAGATCGGCTGTGTGGTCGAGGACGACAAGGTTGGAACCGACATCCTCGAGGAGGAGATCACCAAGTTTGAGGACTTA gtCCAAAGTGTAGATGTAGCTGCCTTCAATAAGATCTAA
- the eef1da gene encoding eukaryotic translation elongation factor 1 delta a (guanine nucleotide exchange protein) isoform X3, with amino-acid sequence MSGLQCLASENIWFDKQRYDEAETRFYEGANGQRVQVKTAPQPAKGRNQKRQHRNSSSHAGADQELVTRMKSLELENQTLHKVVEHMKATMLKLESRVALLEKTPATAATAAVPSAKAAPAKVEDSDDEDDDMDLFGSDEDDEETERLKQERIAAYAAKKAKKPTLIAKSSILLDVKPWDDETDMAKLEECVRTVQIDGLLWGASKLVPVGYGIKKLQIGCVVEDDKVGTDILEEEITKFEDLVQSVDVAAFNKI; translated from the exons ATGAGTGGACTCCAGTGCCTCGCCTCCGAGAACATCTGGTTCGACAAACAGCGCTACGATGAGGCAGAGACGCGCTTCTACGAGGGAGCCAACGGGCAG CGGGTGCAGGTGAAAACGGCCCCGCAGCCGGCCAAAGGGCGCAACCAGAAACGCCAGCACAGAAAT TCATCCTCACATGCAGGAGCAGACCAGGAGCTGGTAACACGCATGAAGAGCCTGGAGCTGGAGAACCAGACGCTgcacaaag TGGTGGAGCACATGAAAGCAACCATGCTGAAGTTAGAGTCCAGAGTAGCTTTGCTGGAAAAGACCcctgcaacagcagcaacagcagctgtcCCATCTGCTAAG GCTGCTCCAGCCAAGGTGGAAGACAGTGATGACGAAGATGATGACATGGACTTGTTCggcagtgatgaagatgatgaggagacAGAACGCCTCAAGCAGGAGCGCATTGCTGCCTATGCAGCCAAGAAGGCCAAGAAACCCACGCTCATTGCCAAGTCATCGATCCTGTTGGACGTCAAACCT TGGGACGATGAGACGGACATGGCGAAGCTGGAGGAGTGTGTGCGCACGGTGCAGATAGACGGGCTCCTGTGGGGAGCATCCAAACTGGTGCCGGTGGGCTACGGCATCAAGAAGCTGCAGATCGGCTGTGTGGTCGAGGACGACAAGGTTGGAACCGACATCCTCGAGGAGGAGATCACCAAGTTTGAGGACTTA gtCCAAAGTGTAGATGTAGCTGCCTTCAATAAGATCTAA